CGCCAAGCCCATCGCCGGGACCGAGCCCATCGCCGGGACCGAGCCCTTCGCCCACGCCTCACTAGGCTATGCGCCGTGCGGCTCAACCGGGCCGGGATTGCCGGCGGCATCTTCCATCTGGCGCTGGGCCTGGCCTGGGTGTTCGGCGCCGGTCCGCCAGGGCCGGCCTGGCTGCTGGTCGCCTGGTTCGTCGCCGTGGCCCTGGTCGGATCGTTCATCCCGGGTGCGGCCAACCAGATTTCGCTGACGCGGGCGCATCTGGCCGCGCCGGCGCTGGCCTACTCGCTGGCGCCCGGGCGGCTCGGGCTGATCGCGGTGGTGGTGGCGATCGCCGGCCTAAGCGACCTGGTCGACGGCACGATCGCGCGGCGGCTCGCCCGTCCGTCCTCGCTTGGTGGGGCGCTGGACCCGGTCGTCGACGGCGTGTTCATGGGCGCGGTGGCGCTCGGCCTGGCCGCCGGTGGGGCGTTTCCGCCGTGGCTCGCCCTGGTGGTCGTCACGCGGTACCTGGTGCCGGTGCTGGCCGGCGGCGTGCTGATCGCCCTGGGCCGGCAGCCTGAGCTGCGTCACACGCTGACCGGGCAGGTCTCGACCACGCTCATCCTCATCCTGCTGGGCGGCATCAGTCTTTTCCGGGGCCTGGACCAGGACTCCAGCGGGCTGGTGTCCGCCGGCGAGGTGGTCATCTCGATCTCCACCGCGGCGACGTTCGCGCACCTGGCGTGGGCTTCGCGGCGGCCGGTCGCCGCCCCCGAGCCGGGTTGAGGTCGGGCTGGGCGCGGTCGTCTCGCTCGGCCCCCTGTAACATTGCTCGTGGTCGCGCTAAGTGGGGTGCTGGCGGTACCCTGCACCGGCAATCCGCCTTAGCCGGACCGAATTCCCGCGCTGAGGTCAGGGTTCTCACGCCTGGCCGCGGCAAACGGCGTTGAAGGTCGGGACCTGCGCAGCTTGGGTCTCCGAACCCCGTCAGGTCCGGAAGGAAGCAGCGGTAAGGAGTCAACCCGGGGGTGCCGCAGCCATCCGGGCCGGAGCCGTGAACCGCGGTGCGAGCTGGGGGTCTTCGATCGAGGCGGGGGTGCGCGGCCACCCTCAAAGCCATGCCTGAATATCAGAGCCTCTACCGCAAGTACCGCTCGCAGACCTTCGCCGACCTGGTCGGCCAGGATGCCGCCTCGCGGGCGCTGCAGGGCGCGATCGTCAGCTCGCGCGTGGCGCACGCGTACCTGTTCAGCGGCAGCCGGGGGACGGGCAAGACGTCCGCGGCCCGGCTGCTGGCGAAGGCGCTCAACTGCACCGGCCGCGCGCGGGATTCAGCCGAGCCTTGCAACCAATGCCAGTCGTGCGTCGAGATGACGGCGGGTTCGGCACTCGACCTGATCGAGATCGACGCGGCCTCCAACCGCGGCATCGACGAGATCCGCGACCTGCGCGAGAAGGTGAACCTCGCCCCGGCTCTCGGGCCGTTCAAGGTCTACATCATCGACGAGGCTCACATGCTCACCGAGCCCGCTTTCAACGCGCTGCTGAAAACGCTTGAGGAGCCGCCCGCGCACGTGGTGTTCGTGCTGTGCACGACCGACGCGCAAAAGATCCCGCTCACCGTCATCGGGCGTTGCCAGCAGTTCGTCTTCCGCCGCCACGGCGAGGATCAGATCGTCGGGCGCCTCACGCACATCGCCAAGTCCGAAGGGGTGCGGGTCGATGCCGAAGCGATGCTGCTGATCGCACGTACCGCCCAGGGTTCGATGCGCGATGCCGTCGGTCTGCTCGACCAGCTGGTGCCCCTGGCGACAGGCGCGAGCGGGGGAATCTCCCCCCTCGAGGGCGCCGCGGATCGCGCGCCCGGCGTCCCGCCTTCGCCCATCACCCTGGAGGCGGCTCGCTCGCTGCTCGGCATCGCCGATCCACGCCTCCTGGATTCCCTGCTGGACGACGTGCTCGCCGGGCGCGCGGCGGAGGCGCTGGCGGAGCTGAATCGCGTCTACTCGGCCGGCGCTGAGCTCAGGCAGGTGGTGCGGGGCCTGATGGAAGGCGGCCGCGACCGGCTCGTCGCCTCGCTCTCCAGGCGTGACCAGGCGACGGCCCGGCGGCTGTCGGGCGTGCTCGACGCGCTGCTTCATCTCGACGGTGAGGTGCGGCGCCATGCCGAGCCACGGCTCCTGGTCGAGGCGACGCTGGCGCGCCTGGCGGTTGAGCTCGGCGCCACCGAACAGCCGGTCACCTCGACTCCGAGCCGCGATGCCGAGCTCCCCACCTCGCCGGCGCCAAGACCGCCGGCGCAGCCGCGAGCGGAGGCCCAGGCGCCCCCACCCGTAGTGAGCTCCACGCCGGGGGGTGGGGACGCCGAAGCGCCCCCGGTGTCGGTGAGCCCCGGACCGCAGGACACCGGGAGCATCGCCGGCTGGAGCGGGGTCCTCGAGAAGCTGAACCGCACGGTGCGCGCCGCCTACCTCGACGCCCAACCAGAGGTCGCCGGGTCGAATCTGATCCTGTGGTTTCGATACGGGTTTCATCACAAGAAGGCGCAGGAGCAGTCGGCGCAGCTGGCGCCGCACGTGCGGGCTTGGTTGGGAGACCAGGTGAAGGTCGAGTACCGGTTGAGAGATGCCGGCCTTGAGCCGGCGAAGGCGGGCCCGAAAGCGCCCGCGAGCCCTGAAGACGACCCCTTCGTGCGGGAGGTCGTGCGTAGGTTTGACGGCCGCGTGACACGAGTCAAGGAGGTCTCGGAGTGAAGGACCCGATGAAGATGCTGCGGCAGGTGCAGCAGATGCAGGGCAAAATGTCGAAGCTGCAGTCCGAGCTCGAGACCGACGAGGTCGAGTCGAGCGCGGGCGGCGGGGCGGTGCGGGTGGTCGCCACCGGCACCCAAAAGCTGCTTTCGGTGACCATCGATCCGGCGGCCGCCGCGGATACGGAGATGCTGCAGGACCTGGTCGTGGCGGCGGTCAACGAGGCGATGGAGAAGTCCAAGCAGCTGGCGGCCGAGAAGATGCAGGCGCTTACGTCCGGGTTGGGCCTTCCACCCGGTTTGATGTAACCGAGACTTGCCGCAGCTGCCTGAGCCTCTCGAGCGGCTCATCCAGGAGCTCTCGCGACTGCCGGGCATCGGGCCCAAGACCGCGCAGCGGCTGGCCTTTCATCTCCTGCGGTCGGACCGCCAGCGGGCCGACTCGCTGGCGAAGGCGATCCAGGACGTGAAGGCGCGCATCGGTTACTGCGAGCGCTGCTACAACATCGCCGAGGGCGGACTGTGCGCGATCTGCGCGTCGGCGCGCCGGGACGCGTCGGTGCTGTGCGTGGTCGAGTCCGCGCTCGACGTCCTGGCGGTCGAGCGCACGGCGGAGTTCAATGGGCTGTACTTCGTGCTCCATGGCGTGATCTCGCCGATCGACGGCATCGGGCCCGAACAGCTCCACGTGCCGCAGCTGCTGGATCGCGCCCGTACCGAGGGCGTCGCGGAGGTGATCATCGCCACCGACGCCGACATCGAGGGTGAGGCGACCGCCGTGTACCTCCAGCGCGCCCTGCTGCCGCTGGGGATGAAGGTGACGCGCCCCGCCCACGGCCTGCCGGTCGGAGGCGACCTCGAGTACGCGGACGAGCTCACCCTGGCCCGGGCGATGGCCGGCCGCCGCGCCTTCTGAAGTGTCGACTCCCAAACTGTCCGCGCATCCCGCCCTGCTCTTCGACCTCGACGGCACCCTGGTCGACAGCGTCTACCAGCATGTCCTGGCCTGGCACGAGGCGTTGGCGGTCGAGGGGCTGGAGCTGTCGGTGTGGCGGATACATCGCCGGATCGGCATGAGCGGAGGCCTCTTTCTCAGGGCCCTCGTGCGGGAGCTCGGCCACAGCCTGACCGCAGAACAGGCCGAGAGGTTGGGCCGGTCCCATACGGAGGGCATCATCCGCCGCATGGACCAGATCCACCCGCTTCCCGGCGCCCGCGACCTCCTGGCCACGTTGTCGGCGATGCGAGTGCCCTGGGCGATCGCCACCAGCGGCAGCGGCAAGACCGCGGCCGGAGCCCTGGCCAAGCTCGGAATTCCCGCCGGCACCCCGGTCATCACCCGCGACCAGGTGGCCTACGCCAAGCCCAATCCCGACCTCTTCATGGCCGCCGCCGAGCGCCTGGGTGTGCCGCCGCACGACTGCTTCGTGATCGGCGACAGCATCTGGGACCTCCTCGCGGCGCAGCGCGCCGCCGCGCTCGGCGTCGGAGTGCTGTCCGGCGGCTACGGCCGAGAGGAGCTGGAGGGGGCGGGCGCCTACCGCGTCTATGACGATCCGGCCGACCTGCTCGCTCACCTGGACGAGCTTGGAATCAGATCGGGAGAGTAGCCGGCGGGAGTTTGGCGGCCGGAGCTTGCAATGGGACCCCGGCGCCAGGTAGAATTCGCAGGTTCCTCCGACGGAAAGGATTCGTGCGCCCTGCGGGGCGGCGACCTGTCGAGAGGGGCCAGCACTTTGACAACTGAAGAGTGGGAAAGACTCTGAGAGTCTTATGACTCAGGGCGAAGGCCTTGGGTCCTCCGTTTTGGACGGAGAGTTTGATCCTGGCTCAGGGTTAACGCTGGCGGCGCGCATAACACATGCAAGTCGAGCGAGGGCTCATTTCCCGCAAGGGAGATGGGTTCCTAGCGGCGAACGGGTGAGTAACACGTGGGCAACCTTTCCTATCGCGGGGGATAACACCGGGAAACCGATGCTAATACCGCATGTCGTCACCGGCCGCATGGCCGGTGAACAAAGCAGCAATGCACGATGGGATGGGCCCGCGGCCTATCAGCTAGTCGGTGGGGTAACGGCCTACCGAGGCGATGACGGGTAGCTGGTCTGAGAGGACGGCCAGCCACACGGGGACTGAGACACGGCCCCGACTCCTACGGGAGGCA
Above is a genomic segment from bacterium containing:
- a CDS encoding CDP-alcohol phosphatidyltransferase family protein, which produces MRCRRPARRQAHRRDRAHRRDRALRPRLTRLCAVRLNRAGIAGGIFHLALGLAWVFGAGPPGPAWLLVAWFVAVALVGSFIPGAANQISLTRAHLAAPALAYSLAPGRLGLIAVVVAIAGLSDLVDGTIARRLARPSSLGGALDPVVDGVFMGAVALGLAAGGAFPPWLALVVVTRYLVPVLAGGVLIALGRQPELRHTLTGQVSTTLILILLGGISLFRGLDQDSSGLVSAGEVVISISTAATFAHLAWASRRPVAAPEPG
- the dnaX gene encoding DNA polymerase III subunit gamma/tau — encoded protein: MPEYQSLYRKYRSQTFADLVGQDAASRALQGAIVSSRVAHAYLFSGSRGTGKTSAARLLAKALNCTGRARDSAEPCNQCQSCVEMTAGSALDLIEIDAASNRGIDEIRDLREKVNLAPALGPFKVYIIDEAHMLTEPAFNALLKTLEEPPAHVVFVLCTTDAQKIPLTVIGRCQQFVFRRHGEDQIVGRLTHIAKSEGVRVDAEAMLLIARTAQGSMRDAVGLLDQLVPLATGASGGISPLEGAADRAPGVPPSPITLEAARSLLGIADPRLLDSLLDDVLAGRAAEALAELNRVYSAGAELRQVVRGLMEGGRDRLVASLSRRDQATARRLSGVLDALLHLDGEVRRHAEPRLLVEATLARLAVELGATEQPVTSTPSRDAELPTSPAPRPPAQPRAEAQAPPPVVSSTPGGGDAEAPPVSVSPGPQDTGSIAGWSGVLEKLNRTVRAAYLDAQPEVAGSNLILWFRYGFHHKKAQEQSAQLAPHVRAWLGDQVKVEYRLRDAGLEPAKAGPKAPASPEDDPFVREVVRRFDGRVTRVKEVSE
- a CDS encoding YbaB/EbfC family nucleoid-associated protein; translation: MLRQVQQMQGKMSKLQSELETDEVESSAGGGAVRVVATGTQKLLSVTIDPAAAADTEMLQDLVVAAVNEAMEKSKQLAAEKMQALTSGLGLPPGLM
- the recR gene encoding recombination protein RecR yields the protein MPQLPEPLERLIQELSRLPGIGPKTAQRLAFHLLRSDRQRADSLAKAIQDVKARIGYCERCYNIAEGGLCAICASARRDASVLCVVESALDVLAVERTAEFNGLYFVLHGVISPIDGIGPEQLHVPQLLDRARTEGVAEVIIATDADIEGEATAVYLQRALLPLGMKVTRPAHGLPVGGDLEYADELTLARAMAGRRAF
- a CDS encoding HAD family hydrolase, with amino-acid sequence MSTPKLSAHPALLFDLDGTLVDSVYQHVLAWHEALAVEGLELSVWRIHRRIGMSGGLFLRALVRELGHSLTAEQAERLGRSHTEGIIRRMDQIHPLPGARDLLATLSAMRVPWAIATSGSGKTAAGALAKLGIPAGTPVITRDQVAYAKPNPDLFMAAAERLGVPPHDCFVIGDSIWDLLAAQRAAALGVGVLSGGYGREELEGAGAYRVYDDPADLLAHLDELGIRSGE